The Lachnospiraceae bacterium KM106-2 nucleotide sequence CTGATTGGAATAAATATAGAGGTGTGCAATGGAGCAATTTATTATTAAAGGTGGAAAGCCATTAGTTGGTGAAGTAGTTATCGGTGGTGCAAAAAATGCAGCTCTTGGTATTTTAGCAGCAGCTATTATGTGTGATGAGACTGTTACAATAGATAATCTCCCTAACGTTAGGGATATTAACGTACTTTTGAAAGCAATTGAAGGAATTGGTGGTAAGGTTGAGCGTGTCGCGCCACATGCCGTAAAAATTACTGCTTCTGGAATTTCTTCTGTAAATTTAGATGATGATTTTATTCGTAAAATCAGAGCTTCTTACTATTTATTAGGAGCATTATTAGGAAAATATAAGGCAGCCCAAGTAGCGTTACCTGGTGGATGTAATATTGGTAGCAGACCAATTGATCAACATATTAAGGGATTTGAAGCGCTAGGTGCTGAAGTTAAAATCGATCATGGCATGGTGGATGCTAGAGCTGATCGTTTAATTGGTAGCCATATTTATCTTGATGTAGTTAGTGTTGGTGCTACCATTAATATTATGTTAGCGGCTTGTCTTGCAGAAGGTAAGACAATTATTGAGAATGCAGCAAAAGAACCTCACATCGTTGATGTTGCTAACTTCCTTAACAGTATGGGAGCAAATATCAAAGGTGCTGGTACTGATGTAATCCGCATTAAAGGTGTTCCAAGATTAAAGGGATGTGAATATTCAATTATTCCAGATCAAATCGAAGCTGGTACTTTTATGTGTGCTGCAGCAGCAACAAGAGGTAATGTATTAATTAAGAATGTTATTCCAAAACATTTAGAAGCTATTACAGCAAAGTTAGTTGAAATTGGTGCAACAGTAGAAGAGTTTGATGATTCTGTTCGTGTTATTGCGGATGAAAGACTTGGTCATACTCATGTTAAGACATTACCATATCCAGGTTTCCCAACTGATATGCAGCCACAAATCTCAACATTATTAGCGCTTTCTAATGGTACAAGTATCGTAACAGAAAGTATCTTTGAAAATCGTTTTAAATATGTTGATGAGCTAGCTCGCATGGGTACAACGATTAAAGTTGAAGGAAATACTGCAATTATTGAAGGTGTTGATAAGTTAACAGGTGCAGTTGTTAGTGCTCCAGATTTAAGAGCCGGTGCAGCACTTGTGATTGCTGGATTAGTAGCAGATGGATATACTATGGTAGATCACATTCAATTCATTGAACGTGGATATGAAGATTTTGAATTAAAGATGCAAGGTCTTGGTGCTAAAATGGAAAAAATCTATGAAGCAGACGAGAAAGCAATTCAAAAATTCAAATTAAAAGTTGGTTGATTATAAAATAAAAAAAGGTCGTTATGAAAATCATAACGACCTTTCTTAAGGATATCATTTATATGATATTTTGAATTCGAACACTGCGATCTTTGGAAGTATCAATAAATTGATTATCAACTTGGACAATAGGTTTTGATAATGAATTAGTATTTAACATGATGATCTTTCCGATATGCCCGTTATTTAGCATTACGCTATTATTCATATAAGTTTGTACGACTCCATGCAGGAATGGTGTAAGAAACTTAACATCATATCGTAACATTCCATCGTGCTCAAAGTGTTCAATTACATCAAAGGGACATAATCCCTTTCGGTA carries:
- a CDS encoding UDP-N-acetylglucosamine 1-carboxyvinyltransferase; its protein translation is MEQFIIKGGKPLVGEVVIGGAKNAALGILAAAIMCDETVTIDNLPNVRDINVLLKAIEGIGGKVERVAPHAVKITASGISSVNLDDDFIRKIRASYYLLGALLGKYKAAQVALPGGCNIGSRPIDQHIKGFEALGAEVKIDHGMVDARADRLIGSHIYLDVVSVGATINIMLAACLAEGKTIIENAAKEPHIVDVANFLNSMGANIKGAGTDVIRIKGVPRLKGCEYSIIPDQIEAGTFMCAAAATRGNVLIKNVIPKHLEAITAKLVEIGATVEEFDDSVRVIADERLGHTHVKTLPYPGFPTDMQPQISTLLALSNGTSIVTESIFENRFKYVDELARMGTTIKVEGNTAIIEGVDKLTGAVVSAPDLRAGAALVIAGLVADGYTMVDHIQFIERGYEDFELKMQGLGAKMEKIYEADEKAIQKFKLKVG